In Leuconostocaceae bacterium ESL0723, the following proteins share a genomic window:
- the glyQ gene encoding glycine--tRNA ligase subunit alpha yields MTTTKLTVQDIILQLQAFWANQGANLMQAYDTEVGAGTQSPYTFLRANGPEPWNAAYVQPSRRPADGRYGDNPNRLFQHHQFQVVMKPSPDNIQELYLASLEALGIKPLEHDIRFVEDNWENPSMGAAGIGWEVWLDGMEVTQFTYFQQVGGIEVDSVTAEITYGLERLASYIQDVPTVYDLEWGNGVMYGDIFKEPEYEHSKYAFEESDEDMLLRHFEDYEKEANRLLDLGLVHPAYDYILKSSHTFNLLDARGTVSVTERAGYLHRIRSMARKVSRVFIQERAKLGFPLLKDPDLREKYLGAHGKYTPKEEK; encoded by the coding sequence ATGACAACTACTAAGTTAACCGTGCAAGATATTATCCTCCAGTTGCAAGCTTTCTGGGCTAACCAGGGGGCGAACCTGATGCAGGCCTACGATACTGAAGTTGGCGCTGGGACCCAAAGCCCTTACACCTTCTTACGAGCTAATGGTCCAGAACCTTGGAATGCGGCCTATGTCCAGCCTTCACGCCGTCCGGCCGATGGTCGTTATGGCGACAACCCCAACCGCTTGTTCCAACACCACCAGTTCCAAGTGGTCATGAAGCCTTCACCCGATAACATTCAAGAGCTGTACCTCGCTTCCTTGGAAGCGCTGGGGATTAAGCCCTTAGAACACGACATCCGCTTCGTTGAAGATAACTGGGAAAACCCTTCAATGGGGGCGGCCGGTATTGGCTGGGAAGTTTGGTTAGACGGGATGGAAGTTACCCAGTTTACCTACTTCCAACAGGTCGGTGGGATTGAAGTCGATTCGGTTACTGCCGAAATCACCTATGGGCTGGAGCGCTTGGCCTCTTATATTCAAGACGTACCAACGGTTTATGACCTGGAGTGGGGTAATGGGGTCATGTACGGTGACATTTTCAAGGAACCGGAGTATGAGCACTCTAAGTACGCCTTTGAAGAATCGGACGAGGACATGCTCCTCCGTCACTTTGAAGACTACGAGAAGGAGGCTAACCGCCTCTTAGACCTTGGTTTAGTCCACCCAGCCTATGACTACATTTTGAAGTCTTCGCACACCTTTAACCTGTTGGATGCCCGTGGTACGGTCTCGGTTACTGAACGAGCCGGTTACTTGCACCGCATCCGGAGCATGGCCCGTAAGGTTTCCCGGGTCTTTATTCAGGAACGGGCTAAGTTGGGCTTCCCGCTCTTAAAGGATCCCGACCTCAGGGAAAAGTATCTTGGTGCCCATGGTAAGTACACCCCTAAGGAGGAAAAGTAA
- the rpsB gene encoding 30S ribosomal protein S2: MAVISMKELLEAGVHFGHQTRRWNPKMAPYIFTERNGIHIIDLQKTVKMVDEAYNFMRNASADGANILFVGTKKQAADAIAEEATRAGQFYINHRWLGGTLTNWNTIKTRVQRLKDIKAMAEDGTFDRLPKKEVVLLKKQQEKLEKFLGGIEDMHDLPDVLFVVDPKKEEIAVKEANMLNIPVVAMIDTNADPDVVDVKIPANDDAIRAIRLITSKMADAIIEGRQGQDNVDEEVFVEEDANGNPESIEEITSIVEEGNK, from the coding sequence ATGGCAGTTATTTCAATGAAGGAACTACTGGAAGCCGGAGTTCACTTCGGTCACCAAACTCGGCGCTGGAACCCAAAGATGGCGCCTTACATCTTTACGGAACGTAATGGTATCCACATTATTGACCTGCAAAAGACGGTCAAGATGGTCGATGAAGCTTACAACTTCATGCGGAACGCATCTGCTGATGGTGCTAACATTCTCTTTGTTGGTACGAAGAAGCAGGCTGCTGATGCCATTGCTGAAGAGGCTACGCGGGCCGGTCAGTTCTACATCAACCACCGTTGGTTGGGTGGAACTTTGACTAACTGGAACACGATCAAGACCCGGGTTCAGCGTTTGAAGGACATCAAGGCCATGGCTGAAGATGGTACCTTTGACCGCCTGCCTAAGAAGGAAGTCGTTTTGCTCAAGAAGCAGCAGGAAAAGCTGGAAAAGTTCTTGGGTGGTATCGAAGATATGCACGACCTGCCTGATGTTTTGTTCGTGGTTGACCCTAAGAAGGAAGAAATTGCCGTCAAGGAAGCCAACATGCTTAACATTCCAGTGGTTGCTATGATTGATACCAACGCCGACCCAGACGTGGTTGACGTTAAGATTCCAGCCAACGATGACGCTATCCGTGCCATCCGCCTGATCACTTCAAAGATGGCTGATGCTATCATTGAAGGTCGCCAGGGCCAGGACAACGTTGATGAAGAAGTCTTTGTTGAAGAAGACGCCAACGGTAATCCTGAATCAATCGAAGAAATCACTTCAATTGTCGAAGAAGGCAACAAGTAA
- the frr gene encoding ribosome recycling factor, with the protein MAFDFSQTKERMHGAQEALKRELAEIRTGRANPNILNRVEVEYYGAMVPLNQVASISVPEARLLLITPFDKTALEAIVQGINMADLGLNPASDGNIVRLAIPQMTEERRKELVKDVKAEAEKAKVAVRNVRRDVMDAIKKNDEMTEDEIHDAEDQAQKLTDQNTKAIDDIASDKEAELLKI; encoded by the coding sequence ATGGCCTTTGATTTTAGTCAAACAAAAGAACGAATGCACGGTGCCCAAGAAGCTTTGAAGCGCGAACTTGCTGAAATTCGGACTGGCCGCGCTAACCCCAACATTTTGAACCGGGTTGAAGTTGAGTATTACGGTGCCATGGTGCCCTTGAACCAGGTGGCTTCGATTTCAGTTCCGGAAGCCCGTCTCTTGCTGATTACGCCATTTGACAAGACGGCCTTGGAAGCAATTGTCCAGGGCATTAACATGGCTGATTTGGGTCTCAACCCGGCCAGCGATGGGAATATTGTCCGGCTTGCCATTCCACAGATGACTGAGGAACGTCGTAAGGAATTGGTTAAGGACGTGAAGGCCGAAGCTGAAAAGGCTAAGGTTGCTGTTCGTAACGTCCGCCGGGATGTCATGGATGCCATTAAGAAGAATGACGAAATGACCGAAGATGAAATTCATGATGCTGAGGATCAGGCCCAGAAATTGACTGATCAAAACACCAAGGCCATTGACGATATTGCCAGTGACAAGGAAGCCGAACTGCTTAAGATTTAA
- the lepA gene encoding translation elongation factor 4: MNLQELKERQKHIRNFSIVAHIDHGKSTIADRILEQTHTVAERDMQNQLLDTMDLERERGITIKLNAVEVHYDAKDGQTYIFHLIDTPGHVDFSYEVSRSLAAAEGAILVVDAAQGVEAQTLANVYLALENDLEILPVINKIDLPAADPDKVKQEIEDVIGLDASDAVLVSAKQGIGIDELLERIVSDFPAPSGDIEAPLQALIFDSQYDPYRGVVVNIRVRQGLVKPGDKIRMMNTGAEYEVTEVGVMSPDAQKRDYLMAGDVGYLTAAIKDIQTTHSGDTVTLVDNPADEPLPGYQPMTPMVYSGLYPSDNARYGDLREALEKLQLNDAALTFEPETSQALGFGYRVGFLGLLHMDVIQERLEREFGLDLVTTAPSVTYRVTTKDGEVLSIDNPSELPDTQQIDTIEEPYIHAQIMVPNDYVGAVMELAQRKRGEFDTLEYLDENRVNVKYYMPLSEIIFNFFDKLKSSTRGYASLDYELAGYRPSDLVKIDILLNGEKVDALSFIVHREFAAERGRIITAKLKEIIPRQNFEIPVQAAIGNKILARTNIKAYRKDVTSKIHTGDPDRRAKLLDKQKRGKARMKAVGTVTVPQEAFMAVLKTDDDEKFARGN; encoded by the coding sequence ATTAACCTCCAAGAACTAAAAGAACGGCAGAAACATATTCGTAATTTTTCGATTGTGGCCCACATTGACCACGGTAAGTCGACCATTGCTGACCGGATTTTGGAGCAGACCCACACGGTGGCTGAGCGGGACATGCAAAACCAGCTCTTAGACACGATGGACCTGGAGCGTGAGCGGGGGATTACCATTAAGCTCAATGCCGTCGAAGTGCACTACGATGCCAAGGATGGCCAGACCTACATTTTCCACCTGATTGATACGCCGGGACACGTGGATTTTTCCTATGAGGTTTCCCGCTCCCTAGCCGCCGCAGAAGGGGCTATTTTGGTGGTTGATGCTGCCCAGGGCGTTGAGGCCCAGACCCTGGCTAACGTTTACCTGGCCCTGGAAAACGACCTGGAAATCCTACCAGTTATTAATAAAATCGACCTACCGGCCGCGGATCCTGATAAGGTCAAGCAGGAAATCGAGGACGTGATTGGCCTCGATGCTTCTGATGCCGTCCTGGTATCAGCCAAGCAGGGGATTGGGATTGATGAACTGCTGGAGCGGATTGTTTCTGACTTTCCCGCCCCCAGCGGCGACATTGAGGCACCCCTGCAAGCTTTGATTTTTGATTCTCAGTACGACCCTTACCGGGGCGTGGTGGTCAACATCCGGGTCCGCCAGGGACTGGTTAAGCCCGGCGATAAGATTCGGATGATGAACACCGGTGCCGAGTACGAAGTGACTGAGGTTGGGGTGATGTCACCCGATGCCCAGAAGCGCGACTACCTGATGGCCGGCGATGTTGGTTACTTGACGGCTGCCATTAAAGACATTCAAACCACTCACTCCGGTGATACGGTGACTCTGGTCGATAATCCAGCTGACGAACCCTTGCCTGGTTACCAGCCCATGACGCCGATGGTTTACTCTGGTCTCTATCCCTCTGATAACGCCCGGTATGGCGACCTACGCGAGGCCTTAGAAAAGCTCCAGCTAAACGATGCGGCCCTGACCTTTGAACCGGAAACTTCGCAGGCCTTGGGCTTTGGTTACCGAGTTGGTTTCCTGGGTCTTTTGCACATGGATGTGATTCAGGAACGGCTTGAACGTGAATTTGGCCTGGACCTGGTGACGACGGCACCTTCGGTTACTTACCGGGTTACGACTAAGGACGGGGAAGTCCTCAGCATCGATAACCCTTCCGAACTGCCGGATACCCAGCAAATTGACACGATTGAAGAACCCTACATCCATGCCCAAATCATGGTCCCTAACGACTATGTTGGGGCGGTGATGGAGTTGGCCCAGCGCAAGCGGGGCGAGTTTGATACCTTGGAGTACCTGGATGAGAACCGGGTTAACGTCAAGTACTACATGCCCCTGTCCGAAATTATCTTCAACTTCTTTGATAAGCTGAAGTCTAGCACCCGGGGCTATGCCTCCCTGGATTACGAACTGGCTGGTTACCGGCCTTCTGACCTGGTTAAGATTGATATTCTGTTGAACGGCGAGAAGGTCGATGCCCTGAGCTTCATCGTTCACCGTGAATTCGCGGCGGAACGGGGTCGGATTATCACGGCTAAGCTCAAGGAAATCATTCCCCGGCAAAACTTTGAAATTCCAGTCCAGGCCGCCATCGGCAACAAGATTTTGGCCCGGACCAATATTAAGGCCTACCGTAAGGATGTGACCTCTAAGATTCACACCGGTGATCCTGACCGGCGGGCTAAGCTCTTAGATAAGCAGAAGCGGGGGAAGGCCCGGATGAAGGCCGTTGGTACGGTAACTGTCCCTCAAGAAGCCTTTATGGCCGTTTTGAAAACCGATGATGATGAAAAATTTGCCCGCGGAAATTAG
- a CDS encoding DUF2130 domain-containing protein, protein MAKLNYHLASQTVLVLDEDGKAGDTLDLKDEQSVDTSQLSEAVQAAFTQRIDQEKAQWEKDQAALAAAQLAQAKQEGDLAVTKAKQAEREQAAEEKAALQAQLANLKAEMTALKEQQGTQTELALAQQKESLQNNYQSQKDQASQQQQALEKRLNDLQNQLQNQDRNQELALVKVKADYEAQLKAAQDQVQFYKDFKARQSTKEIGESLEVYAHQEFNKIRPYAFPNAYFEKDNEVSRETGSKGDFIFRDYDDGVEFISIMFDMKNEADATEKKHKNADFFKELDKDRREKGTEYAVLVSLLEADNDYYNTGIVQVPDYEKMYVIRPQFFVQFIGILRNAALNSVKYRKELRAVQEQNVDITNFEGSINDFKQKFGKNYESYAKNYHNAIEQIDRAISQMEKVKASLKTSENQFRLANNKLEDLTVKKLTRGNPTMKAKFDELRDQQD, encoded by the coding sequence ATGGCAAAACTAAATTATCACCTTGCTTCTCAAACGGTCCTGGTCTTAGATGAGGACGGTAAGGCTGGCGACACCCTTGATTTAAAAGATGAGCAGTCGGTTGATACCAGCCAACTCAGTGAGGCCGTTCAGGCGGCCTTTACCCAACGGATTGACCAGGAGAAGGCTCAGTGGGAAAAAGACCAGGCGGCCCTGGCAGCGGCCCAACTGGCCCAGGCCAAGCAAGAGGGTGACCTCGCCGTCACTAAGGCTAAGCAGGCCGAGCGTGAGCAGGCGGCTGAAGAAAAAGCAGCCTTGCAAGCGCAACTGGCTAACCTGAAAGCCGAGATGACGGCTTTAAAGGAGCAGCAGGGGACCCAAACCGAGTTAGCCCTAGCTCAACAAAAAGAAAGCCTGCAAAACAACTACCAGAGCCAAAAGGATCAGGCCAGTCAGCAGCAACAAGCCCTTGAAAAGCGGTTAAACGACCTACAAAACCAGCTCCAAAACCAGGATCGAAACCAGGAACTGGCCCTGGTGAAGGTCAAGGCTGACTACGAAGCCCAGTTAAAGGCGGCCCAGGACCAGGTGCAGTTCTACAAGGACTTTAAGGCCCGCCAATCGACCAAGGAAATTGGTGAGAGCTTAGAAGTTTATGCCCACCAAGAATTCAATAAAATCCGGCCCTATGCTTTCCCTAACGCCTACTTTGAAAAGGACAATGAGGTATCACGGGAGACTGGTTCCAAGGGTGACTTTATCTTCCGGGACTATGATGATGGGGTTGAGTTTATCTCGATCATGTTTGACATGAAAAACGAGGCCGATGCGACTGAGAAGAAACATAAGAATGCCGATTTCTTCAAGGAATTGGACAAGGACCGTCGTGAAAAGGGGACTGAATATGCCGTGCTGGTCTCGCTCTTGGAGGCTGACAATGACTACTACAACACCGGCATTGTCCAGGTGCCCGACTATGAAAAAATGTATGTGATTCGGCCCCAGTTCTTTGTCCAGTTCATTGGCATTTTACGAAATGCGGCCCTAAATTCGGTCAAGTACCGTAAAGAATTAAGGGCGGTCCAGGAGCAAAACGTTGATATCACTAATTTTGAAGGTAGTATCAACGACTTCAAGCAGAAATTTGGCAAGAATTATGAGTCCTATGCCAAGAATTACCACAACGCCATTGAGCAAATTGACCGGGCCATTTCTCAGATGGAGAAGGTCAAGGCCAGTCTAAAGACCTCAGAAAACCAGTTCCGGCTTGCGAATAACAAGCTGGAAGATTTGACGGTTAAAAAGCTCACCCGTGGTAACCCCACGATGAAGGCTAAGTTTGATGAACTAAGAGATCAGCAGGATTAA
- a CDS encoding SPFH domain-containing protein, which translates to MAFGIIGVIIVILVVIGLLCFKIVPQNCVGLLETLGKYSTTRQTGLNFRLPLIQRIRVVSLALQPLKLAGYSVITKDNADIGATVTLNFHVTDPVKYCYGNTNSIESMQQLVRGHLRDIIGRMELNQALGSTSKINQDLAEAIGDLTNTYGINVDRINIDELKPSAAIQASMDTQLKADRERVAAISQAQGEAKSIELRAQANNEALVATAKANAEATKTKADAESYRIDRVQAALKNADQNYFNNQSINAFETLAKSQANLVVTDGTKLDQTGQSAVLAKLLGQEQHTDQA; encoded by the coding sequence ATGGCTTTTGGAATTATTGGCGTGATTATCGTCATTTTGGTTGTCATTGGGTTACTTTGTTTTAAAATCGTACCCCAAAATTGCGTTGGTCTCTTAGAGACTCTGGGGAAGTATTCAACTACCCGCCAAACGGGACTGAATTTCCGCCTACCCCTGATTCAAAGAATCCGAGTTGTTTCGTTGGCCCTACAGCCATTGAAGTTGGCTGGCTACTCCGTGATTACCAAGGATAACGCTGACATTGGTGCCACCGTTACCCTGAACTTTCACGTGACTGATCCGGTTAAGTACTGCTATGGCAACACGAACTCAATTGAATCAATGCAGCAGCTGGTCCGCGGTCACTTACGAGACATTATCGGTCGGATGGAGCTGAACCAGGCCCTGGGTTCAACCAGTAAGATTAACCAGGACCTAGCCGAAGCGATTGGTGATTTGACCAATACTTACGGTATTAATGTTGATCGGATTAACATTGATGAGCTTAAGCCTAGTGCTGCCATCCAGGCTTCCATGGATACCCAGCTGAAGGCTGACCGGGAACGAGTAGCCGCGATTTCTCAGGCCCAGGGTGAGGCTAAGTCCATTGAGCTGCGCGCCCAGGCCAACAATGAGGCCCTAGTTGCCACTGCCAAGGCCAATGCCGAAGCAACTAAGACCAAGGCGGATGCTGAGAGTTACCGGATTGACCGGGTTCAGGCGGCCTTGAAAAATGCTGACCAGAACTACTTTAACAACCAGTCCATCAACGCCTTTGAAACCTTGGCTAAGTCCCAGGCCAACTTGGTGGTAACTGATGGTACTAAGTTGGACCAAACCGGACAAAGTGCTGTCTTGGCCAAATTATTAGGTCAGGAGCAACATACTGACCAGGCCTAA
- the pyrH gene encoding UMP kinase → MTDTKYKRVLIKLSGEALAGKKGQGIDLDTVNEIAQEIADVHALGTEIAIVVGGGNLWRGEPAAKVGMERSRADYTGMLGTTMNALVLQDALQRQGIDTRVQTAITMQQIAEPYIRGRAIRHLEKGRIVIFAAGTGSPYFSTDTTAALRANEIGADAILMAKNGVDGVYDDDPRQNPAAHKFTTLTHLDILKKGLKVMDSTASSLSMENDMPLVVFNLNQPGNIKRVIEGEPIGTTVTGEK, encoded by the coding sequence ATGACGGATACAAAGTATAAGCGGGTCTTAATTAAGTTGTCCGGTGAGGCCTTGGCTGGTAAAAAGGGTCAGGGAATCGACCTGGACACGGTTAACGAGATTGCCCAAGAAATCGCGGATGTTCACGCCCTAGGGACTGAAATTGCCATCGTTGTTGGTGGTGGTAACCTGTGGCGGGGAGAACCGGCTGCCAAGGTTGGGATGGAGCGTTCCCGAGCCGATTACACTGGTATGTTGGGGACGACGATGAACGCCTTAGTCCTCCAGGACGCCTTGCAGCGCCAGGGTATTGATACCCGGGTGCAGACCGCTATTACCATGCAACAAATTGCCGAACCCTACATTCGGGGTCGGGCCATCCGTCACCTGGAAAAAGGTCGGATTGTAATTTTTGCGGCTGGAACTGGTTCTCCTTACTTCTCAACCGATACGACGGCTGCCTTGCGGGCCAACGAAATTGGTGCCGATGCCATCTTGATGGCCAAGAATGGGGTTGATGGGGTTTACGATGATGATCCTCGTCAAAATCCAGCTGCCCACAAGTTTACGACCTTGACCCACTTAGATATCTTAAAGAAGGGGCTCAAGGTCATGGATTCCACGGCCAGCTCCCTGTCGATGGAAAACGACATGCCCCTTGTGGTCTTTAATTTGAATCAGCCAGGTAACATTAAGCGGGTCATCGAAGGTGAACCGATTGGAACAACAGTGACAGGAGAGAAATAA
- the tsf gene encoding translation elongation factor Ts yields MAVTAKLVKELRDKTSVGMMDAKKALVEADGDIEKAIDLLREKGMAKAAKKGDRVAAEGMTFVTTDGDRAAIVELNSETDFVAGNAEFNDLLRTVTDTILLEEPADIEAALALKVPGTDQTINDQIVNTTQITGEKITLRRFAVVNKDDSENFGAYTHMAGSISALVVLEGGDPETAKEVAMHVAAIAPQYVSDDEVPADVVAKEKEVQLASEDLAGKPDNIKEKMVQGRLKKFLADITLLDQPFIKNGDQTVAQYMASKNAKVKLFIRYQVGEGLEKQVTDLADEVAKQLG; encoded by the coding sequence ATGGCAGTTACTGCAAAGTTAGTTAAAGAGTTACGTGATAAGACCTCAGTGGGAATGATGGACGCTAAGAAGGCCTTAGTTGAGGCCGATGGTGACATCGAAAAGGCCATTGACTTACTACGTGAAAAGGGTATGGCCAAGGCTGCTAAGAAGGGTGACCGGGTCGCCGCTGAAGGTATGACCTTTGTTACTACTGATGGTGACCGGGCTGCTATCGTTGAGTTGAACTCAGAAACTGATTTCGTGGCTGGTAACGCTGAATTTAACGATTTGTTGCGGACGGTAACCGACACGATTTTGTTGGAAGAACCAGCTGACATCGAAGCTGCTTTAGCTTTGAAGGTTCCTGGTACTGACCAGACGATTAACGATCAAATCGTTAACACGACTCAGATTACTGGTGAAAAGATTACCCTGCGTCGTTTCGCCGTTGTGAACAAGGACGACAGTGAAAACTTTGGTGCTTACACCCACATGGCTGGTTCAATCTCAGCCCTGGTTGTCCTTGAAGGTGGCGACCCTGAAACTGCTAAGGAAGTAGCCATGCACGTGGCTGCAATTGCACCTCAGTACGTTTCAGATGACGAAGTGCCAGCTGATGTCGTTGCTAAGGAAAAGGAAGTGCAGTTGGCTTCTGAAGACTTGGCTGGTAAGCCAGACAACATCAAGGAAAAGATGGTGCAAGGTCGCTTGAAGAAGTTCTTGGCTGACATCACCCTTTTGGACCAGCCTTTCATCAAGAATGGTGACCAGACGGTGGCTCAGTACATGGCTTCTAAGAATGCTAAGGTTAAGTTGTTCATCCGTTACCAGGTTGGTGAGGGTCTGGAGAAGCAGGTTACCGATTTGGCCGACGAAGTTGCTAAGCAATTAGGCTAA
- the glyS gene encoding glycine--tRNA ligase subunit beta — protein MANFALEIGLEEMPAHLVTSSEKQLVDRVHDFLDEHRLSVAAIKPFSTPRRLAVMLVDVAEKSESISEERRGPALERAKDDDGNWSKAAQGFARGQKTTPDELTSRDGYLWYTQEIAGEPAADILSRLGDEVVSEMKFSTYMKWGNHDFLYVRPIRWLVALLDDQVVDFTVLDVHTDRVTRGHRFLSNEHVVIDDATDYVDTLKDAYVLADAKERKDVIAQQLTDIAKQAGWQLDLTSEPAQDLLEEVNNIVEWPTAFAGNFDEKYLDLPDEVLITSMREHQRFFFVRDQAGKLLPHFLSVRNGDAEYLDNVVAGNEKVLVARLEDAEFFYREDQQKTISDYMERVKKLVFHEKIGTVYEHMQRVQGLAANLAQTLGLDAQEKTDLQRAAEIYKFDLMTGMVGEFDELQGIMGAHYAKLFGENDQVATAIQEHYQPTSATGPTAKTAVGAVLAIADKLDSIMTFFAADMAPTGSNDPYGLRRAASGVVRTLIDHNWHLDLTTVLTNFKQANGDVADTNVADVVAFMVDRVRKLAQDAGIRPDIVAAGTALVERGDVTFVMDRTQVLSKHSADANFRSVMEALTRVSRLAAKDEGAKQVNPDLFTNDAESKLYQLTKDLNVAQLADQGAETLYQALAQLTEPIDRYFDQTMVNDDDQAIRANRYAQLHLIQAGVYELGDLEQVVVK, from the coding sequence ATGGCAAACTTTGCACTTGAAATTGGCTTAGAGGAAATGCCAGCCCACTTGGTCACTAGCTCAGAAAAGCAGCTGGTCGACCGGGTCCATGATTTTTTGGATGAGCACCGCCTTTCAGTGGCTGCCATTAAACCCTTCTCGACGCCCCGTCGTCTGGCAGTAATGCTGGTAGACGTCGCGGAAAAATCAGAATCCATCAGTGAAGAACGGCGTGGACCAGCCTTGGAACGGGCAAAAGACGATGATGGTAACTGGTCCAAGGCCGCCCAAGGCTTTGCCCGCGGTCAAAAAACTACCCCAGACGAATTAACTAGTCGGGATGGCTATCTCTGGTATACCCAAGAAATCGCCGGAGAACCGGCGGCTGACATTCTCAGTCGCCTGGGGGATGAAGTCGTTAGTGAAATGAAGTTCTCCACTTACATGAAGTGGGGGAACCATGACTTCTTGTATGTGCGCCCAATCCGCTGGCTGGTAGCCCTCTTGGACGACCAGGTCGTTGATTTCACGGTCTTAGATGTCCACACTGACCGGGTTACTCGGGGACACCGATTCCTATCAAATGAGCACGTCGTGATTGATGATGCCACTGACTACGTTGATACCTTAAAAGATGCCTACGTCTTGGCTGACGCCAAGGAACGCAAGGACGTGATCGCCCAGCAGTTAACTGACATCGCTAAGCAGGCTGGGTGGCAGTTAGATTTGACCTCAGAGCCGGCCCAGGACCTGTTAGAAGAAGTTAACAACATTGTGGAATGGCCAACGGCCTTTGCCGGTAACTTTGATGAAAAGTACCTGGACCTGCCTGATGAGGTATTGATTACCTCGATGCGGGAACACCAGCGCTTCTTCTTTGTCCGTGACCAAGCTGGCAAGCTCCTGCCACACTTCCTGTCTGTCCGGAACGGGGATGCCGAGTACTTAGATAACGTGGTGGCCGGTAACGAAAAGGTCTTAGTGGCCCGGTTGGAAGATGCAGAATTCTTCTACCGTGAAGACCAGCAAAAGACGATTAGCGACTACATGGAGCGGGTTAAGAAGCTTGTCTTCCACGAAAAAATTGGTACGGTTTACGAGCACATGCAGCGGGTTCAAGGACTTGCTGCTAACCTAGCACAGACCCTAGGCCTGGATGCCCAGGAAAAGACCGATCTGCAGCGGGCCGCTGAGATTTACAAATTCGACCTGATGACTGGCATGGTTGGCGAGTTCGATGAACTGCAGGGTATTATGGGTGCGCACTATGCCAAGCTGTTTGGTGAAAATGATCAGGTAGCAACTGCCATTCAGGAGCACTACCAGCCCACATCTGCCACTGGACCAACTGCTAAGACAGCTGTCGGTGCGGTCCTGGCCATTGCTGATAAGCTAGACAGCATCATGACCTTCTTTGCCGCCGACATGGCCCCAACTGGTTCTAATGACCCTTACGGTTTGCGCCGGGCCGCTAGTGGGGTGGTTCGGACCCTGATTGACCATAACTGGCACCTGGACCTCACCACTGTTCTGACCAACTTCAAGCAGGCCAATGGTGATGTTGCTGATACCAATGTGGCTGATGTCGTTGCCTTTATGGTTGACCGAGTCCGGAAGTTGGCTCAGGATGCTGGTATCCGCCCCGATATCGTGGCGGCTGGCACGGCCTTGGTTGAGCGCGGTGACGTGACCTTTGTCATGGACCGGACCCAGGTTCTGTCGAAGCACAGTGCCGATGCTAATTTCCGGTCAGTGATGGAGGCCCTAACTCGAGTTTCACGCCTGGCGGCCAAAGATGAGGGGGCCAAGCAGGTTAACCCTGACCTCTTCACCAACGATGCTGAAAGTAAGCTCTATCAGCTGACCAAGGACTTGAACGTTGCCCAACTGGCTGACCAAGGTGCTGAGACCCTATACCAGGCCCTTGCCCAGCTAACTGAACCAATTGACCGGTACTTTGACCAGACCATGGTTAATGATGACGATCAGGCAATCCGGGCTAATCGCTATGCTCAGCTCCACCTCATTCAGGCTGGCGTATATGAGCTCGGAGACTTGGAACAGGTTGTGGTTAAGTAA
- a CDS encoding GIY-YIG nuclease family protein — MTKNYDFYVLYTADGYFYGGFSDDARRRFKTHQAGLGAKFTRVKSRHPLQLIYQETFDNKHDALSAEAKFKRLNRKQKETFLMQHGVAAAIWQRTKPR, encoded by the coding sequence GTGACAAAAAACTATGATTTTTACGTATTATATACTGCCGATGGTTATTTTTACGGTGGCTTTTCCGATGATGCTAGGCGTCGCTTCAAAACGCACCAAGCCGGTCTGGGCGCTAAGTTTACCCGGGTTAAATCCCGGCATCCTTTGCAGCTGATTTACCAGGAAACCTTTGATAATAAGCATGACGCCCTCTCAGCTGAGGCTAAGTTTAAGCGCCTAAACCGCAAGCAAAAAGAGACGTTTTTAATGCAACACGGCGTTGCCGCGGCGATTTGGCAACGGACTAAACCCAGGTAG